One Streptomyces sp. P9-A2 DNA window includes the following coding sequences:
- a CDS encoding helix-turn-helix transcriptional regulator — translation MANEDLGRTLRRLRRLASLTQEELAERSGVSVDVIRQLEQRRKHSARLPTLHALANGLGVELTTLLGDPPAVSSTGENDGPRFVAVRRAIMPVLWGPETEPPGPDFSLDRLREQIADGWTQYHAAEFDTVMKALPDLLSDARTATASGNDDDRGAGFAALGKALQLAGHVAVRMGKTDLALTSLERAIDAAGESSDPLLLPMIVNSTAWTYQRQGRLEDALSIALRTADDMVNAGRGETADGLKVWGALTMSAATSAARSGDYERAATMMEAAEKEAARVSKLPDGGDHRMVSVFSPSSVRIERVRLAVQYGHPQDALALAKGMRLSQDTPPSWRTWLLLDVARAHTDIGDAAGAVKTLESLRRVAPTWMQHHTLAVAIVRDLWALPNHPPGLRPLAEFLGVSE, via the coding sequence GTGGCAAACGAAGACCTGGGACGGACCCTGCGCCGCTTGCGCCGTCTGGCCTCCTTGACGCAAGAAGAGCTGGCCGAGCGCTCCGGCGTGTCCGTCGATGTGATCCGCCAGCTCGAACAGCGTCGGAAGCACTCGGCGCGCCTGCCCACATTGCACGCACTGGCCAACGGTCTCGGCGTGGAACTGACCACGCTCCTGGGTGACCCGCCTGCGGTTTCCTCCACAGGAGAGAACGACGGACCACGCTTTGTGGCCGTACGCCGCGCCATCATGCCCGTGCTCTGGGGACCGGAGACGGAGCCGCCCGGGCCTGACTTCTCGCTGGACCGTCTCCGTGAGCAGATCGCGGACGGCTGGACGCAGTACCACGCCGCGGAGTTCGACACGGTGATGAAGGCGCTGCCGGACTTGCTCTCCGATGCGCGCACCGCCACGGCTTCGGGCAACGACGACGACCGCGGGGCCGGTTTCGCAGCCCTGGGCAAGGCGCTTCAGCTCGCCGGACACGTTGCCGTGCGGATGGGCAAGACCGACCTTGCTCTGACGAGCCTGGAGCGAGCCATAGACGCTGCGGGAGAGTCCTCCGATCCGCTGCTTCTGCCGATGATCGTCAACTCCACGGCGTGGACCTATCAGCGGCAAGGTCGCCTGGAGGACGCGTTGAGCATTGCCCTCCGCACCGCCGATGACATGGTGAATGCAGGCCGTGGCGAGACAGCCGACGGCCTGAAGGTGTGGGGAGCGCTGACCATGAGCGCCGCCACGTCGGCCGCGAGGAGCGGGGACTACGAGCGTGCGGCGACGATGATGGAGGCGGCGGAGAAGGAAGCCGCCCGAGTCTCGAAGCTGCCCGACGGTGGCGACCATCGCATGGTCAGTGTTTTCAGCCCTTCTTCGGTCCGCATTGAACGCGTCCGCCTCGCTGTTCAGTACGGGCACCCGCAGGACGCCTTGGCGTTGGCCAAGGGAATGCGGCTGAGCCAGGACACCCCGCCGTCCTGGCGGACGTGGCTGTTGCTGGACGTGGCACGAGCCCACACGGACATCGGGGATGCTGCCGGGGCCGTGAAGACTCTGGAGTCCCTGCGCCGGGTGGCGCCGACATGGATGCAGCACCACACGTTGGCCGTGGCCATTGTGCGTGACCTGTGGGCGCTCCCCAACCACCCGCCGGGGCTGCGGCCGTTGGCGGAGTTCCTGGGGGTCAGCGAATAG
- a CDS encoding superinfection immunity protein, whose amino-acid sequence MDNLLIVLVGVALGAVYLLPSYLAFARGAKDRWLILLINVAFGASLIGWGVALYMATRTPKRAKPLTQ is encoded by the coding sequence ATGGACAATCTACTGATAGTGCTGGTCGGGGTGGCCCTCGGGGCCGTCTATTTACTGCCCTCGTACCTGGCATTCGCGCGTGGTGCGAAAGACCGGTGGTTGATCCTCCTCATCAACGTCGCCTTCGGGGCGTCGCTCATCGGCTGGGGTGTGGCCCTCTACATGGCCACCCGCACACCGAAGCGGGCCAAGCCGCTCACCCAGTAG
- a CDS encoding LuxR family transcriptional regulator AbsR2, which translates to MRDVVAPEPLPLWPFTGREDELHLIRRSLAGARRGLVVTGPPGRGKTRLVTEAVRGTDCAQVAGIPQSHRMPFAAFAPLLPESVTLHRAVRLLSGVRTLLVDDAHLLDDSSAALVHQLAVRSDTRLLIVVTDGAPVPAAVSRLWTGELLPRLPLGPLPREETAQLVTVGAGRTPEPLTVNRLHRLAAGDLRLLRELLGLLRVDRDLTRVPGTDEWAWRGPVPLTPAVREHTAHLLTRTDPGERETLDRLAFAEPLPVNVDDPRGAEGRPAGPGPLDLAALERLEDDGLVHVDEQGAVRLAHPLHGPVLRAAAGGLRARRLARAPEEYGPALDAEATALTALIGQADVRTVPAPVGDWLVAEGLPVPAGYAALRARYARLRGEVREAAAWAREGLRTTASGPSGTGAEAGVEAEAGAAVEAGAELALAEAQSLALASVRHPAHAPHDPYDAVRLGTPEQAAGRLTGVFAAHADALTHADGPALDRAAGELERRGFLLFAAEAYAQAAAVHRDPGAARTARTRAVALARRCQGARTPALAGPVLGELTARQRQIVTLAATGLSNRQIAERLTLSIRTVGNHLYSAYTRLGASDRTALPRLTELRPTHFRSTELRPTDFRETQPA; encoded by the coding sequence ATGAGGGACGTGGTGGCGCCGGAGCCCTTGCCGCTCTGGCCCTTCACCGGCAGGGAGGACGAACTGCATCTGATCCGCCGGTCGTTGGCCGGAGCCCGGCGTGGCCTCGTGGTGACCGGACCGCCGGGCCGGGGCAAGACCCGGCTCGTCACCGAGGCCGTCCGCGGCACCGACTGCGCCCAAGTCGCCGGAATCCCGCAGTCCCACCGGATGCCGTTCGCCGCCTTCGCCCCTCTGCTGCCCGAATCGGTCACCCTGCACCGAGCGGTCCGACTCCTGTCCGGAGTAAGGACCCTGCTGGTCGATGACGCCCACCTGCTCGACGACTCCTCCGCCGCCCTGGTCCATCAACTCGCCGTACGGTCGGACACCCGGCTCCTGATCGTCGTCACCGACGGAGCTCCCGTACCCGCCGCGGTGTCCCGGCTGTGGACCGGTGAGCTGCTGCCCCGCCTGCCCCTGGGACCGCTGCCCCGTGAGGAGACCGCACAGTTGGTCACGGTGGGCGCGGGCCGGACCCCGGAGCCCCTCACCGTCAACCGGCTGCACCGCCTCGCCGCCGGCGATCTGCGGCTGCTGCGCGAACTCCTGGGGTTACTACGGGTAGACAGGGACCTCACCCGTGTACCGGGTACGGACGAGTGGGCCTGGCGGGGCCCGGTGCCGCTCACGCCGGCCGTCCGCGAGCACACCGCCCACCTGCTCACCCGCACGGACCCCGGCGAACGCGAGACGCTGGACCGCCTGGCCTTCGCCGAACCCCTGCCGGTGAACGTGGACGACCCGAGGGGAGCGGAGGGCCGCCCGGCGGGCCCCGGCCCCCTCGACCTCGCCGCTCTCGAACGCCTGGAGGACGACGGCCTGGTCCACGTCGACGAGCAGGGCGCCGTCCGTCTCGCCCACCCCCTGCACGGCCCCGTCCTGCGGGCCGCGGCCGGCGGACTGCGGGCGCGTCGGCTGGCCCGCGCGCCCGAGGAGTACGGACCCGCCCTGGACGCCGAGGCCACCGCCCTCACCGCACTGATCGGACAGGCCGACGTCCGGACCGTCCCGGCGCCCGTGGGGGACTGGCTGGTGGCAGAGGGTCTCCCGGTGCCCGCCGGGTACGCGGCGCTGCGGGCCCGGTACGCGCGGCTGCGGGGCGAGGTGCGGGAGGCCGCCGCATGGGCCCGCGAGGGACTGCGCACGACGGCCTCCGGCCCCTCCGGTACCGGAGCAGAAGCCGGAGTAGAAGCCGAAGCCGGGGCGGCCGTCGAAGCCGGAGCCGAACTCGCCCTCGCCGAGGCCCAGTCGCTCGCCCTCGCGAGCGTCCGGCACCCCGCCCACGCCCCGCACGACCCCTATGACGCCGTCCGCCTGGGCACTCCCGAGCAGGCCGCCGGGCGGCTCACCGGTGTCTTCGCCGCCCATGCCGACGCCCTCACGCACGCCGACGGTCCCGCCCTGGACCGCGCGGCCGGCGAACTGGAGCGGCGCGGCTTCCTGTTGTTCGCGGCCGAGGCGTACGCCCAGGCCGCCGCCGTCCACCGCGACCCGGGCGCCGCCCGTACCGCGCGCACGCGTGCCGTCGCCCTCGCCCGCCGCTGCCAGGGCGCCCGCACCCCGGCACTCGCCGGTCCGGTCCTGGGCGAACTCACCGCACGGCAACGGCAGATCGTCACCCTCGCCGCCACCGGCCTCAGCAACCGGCAGATCGCCGAACGCCTCACCCTGTCGATCCGTACCGTCGGCAACCACCTGTACAGCGCCTACACCCGCCTCGGCGCGAGCGACCGCACCGCCCTGCCCCGACTGACCGAACTCCGGCCGACCCACTTCAGGTCGACCGAACTCCGGCCGACCGACTTCCGGGAGACGCAGCCCGCCTGA
- a CDS encoding IS110 family transposase: MTADGEIDVYLGLDVGKGEHHATALTPAGKKVFDKRLPNTEPKLREVFARLQAKHGTVLVVVDQPASIGALPLAVARDAGCRVAYLPGLTMRRIADLYPGEAKTDARDAHVIADAARAMPHTLRAVEPADATVAELEMLTGFDDDLATEATRTKNRLRGLLTQIHPPLEKVVGPRLDHPAVLTLLERFGSPAQLRKAGRRRLATLLRPKAPRMAERLVEDIFTALDEQSVIVPGTDAAALIIPSLVSTLGSVLDQRRLLAARIEELLEAHPLSAVLTSMPGIGVRTAARILIDVGDGSAFATAGHLAAYAGLAPVTRASGSSIRGEHPARRGNKQLKRAFYLAAFASLSQPESRTYYDRKRREGKHHVAALIALARRRIDVLFAMLRDGTFYEPPVTAAA, from the coding sequence GTGACCGCTGACGGCGAGATCGACGTCTACCTGGGTCTGGACGTCGGCAAGGGCGAACACCACGCCACGGCGCTGACCCCAGCGGGCAAAAAGGTCTTCGACAAGCGGCTGCCCAACACCGAACCGAAGCTTCGTGAGGTGTTCGCCAGGCTCCAGGCCAAACACGGCACTGTTCTGGTGGTGGTCGACCAGCCCGCCTCCATAGGCGCGCTGCCTCTGGCCGTGGCCCGTGACGCGGGCTGCCGCGTCGCCTACCTCCCGGGCCTGACGATGCGGCGCATCGCCGACCTCTACCCGGGTGAGGCCAAGACCGATGCCCGCGACGCACACGTCATCGCGGACGCCGCCCGAGCGATGCCACACACACTGCGTGCCGTTGAACCGGCCGACGCGACCGTGGCCGAGCTGGAGATGCTCACCGGGTTCGACGACGACCTGGCCACCGAGGCGACACGGACCAAGAACCGCCTGCGGGGCCTGCTGACACAGATCCACCCACCGCTGGAAAAGGTCGTTGGCCCTCGCCTGGACCACCCCGCCGTGCTCACCCTGCTCGAACGCTTCGGCTCCCCGGCCCAACTCCGGAAAGCAGGACGACGCAGGCTGGCCACCCTGCTGCGGCCGAAGGCGCCGCGGATGGCCGAGCGCCTGGTCGAGGACATCTTCACCGCACTCGACGAGCAGAGCGTGATCGTCCCGGGCACCGACGCTGCCGCCCTGATCATCCCCAGTCTCGTCTCCACGCTCGGCTCCGTGCTGGACCAGCGCAGACTCCTCGCCGCGAGGATCGAGGAACTTCTGGAGGCTCACCCTCTTTCCGCGGTCCTGACCTCCATGCCCGGCATCGGAGTCAGGACCGCCGCCCGCATCCTCATCGACGTCGGCGACGGCAGCGCCTTCGCCACGGCCGGGCACCTGGCCGCCTACGCCGGCCTGGCCCCGGTCACCCGCGCCTCCGGCTCCTCCATCCGCGGTGAACACCCCGCCCGGCGAGGCAACAAACAGCTCAAACGCGCCTTCTACCTCGCCGCGTTCGCCTCACTCTCACAACCGGAGTCACGCACCTACTACGACAGGAAGCGCCGCGAAGGGAAGCACCACGTCGCAGCCCTGATCGCCCTCGCCCGACGACGCATCGACGTGCTCTTCGCCATGCTCAGAGACGGCACCTTCTACGAACCCCCGGTCACCGCAGCAGCTTGA
- a CDS encoding ATP-binding protein translates to MRVALAVWGLDDLADDGALIVSELVSNAVRHARMGSIRLTVDRPGVARVCIGVVDFSKVLPVPKEPNDEDDGGRGLVLVNEPAVHWGTELLPRGKRVWAELRGGEDA, encoded by the coding sequence GTGCGCGTCGCGCTTGCCGTCTGGGGTCTGGACGACCTGGCCGACGACGGCGCTCTGATCGTCTCCGAGCTGGTGTCCAACGCCGTCCGGCACGCTCGGATGGGATCCATCCGGCTTACCGTCGATCGGCCCGGGGTGGCCCGGGTGTGCATCGGTGTCGTGGACTTCTCGAAGGTGCTCCCTGTGCCCAAGGAGCCGAACGACGAGGACGATGGCGGGCGTGGTCTCGTACTCGTGAATGAGCCGGCCGTTCACTGGGGCACCGAACTGCTGCCGCGGGGCAAACGGGTGTGGGCAGAGTTGCGGGGCGGTGAGGATGCGTGA
- the absR1 gene encoding beta-glucuronidase AbsR1, giving the protein MAPRYCSLTRQPAPVFAPGLAAERLGALTAGRRMWVNGTVLHYCFFRGDTDGSVIPVPGTGRTRWVSWGGSKTQQDVVRECFAEWQGLGIGLVFTEVRDRSEAEVRIGFQSGGGSWSAVGKEALLAGLHERTMNFGWDLTEPGERGTALHQIGHALGMLHEHQSPCAGLHWDDEAVYAELAGPPNHWSRERTHHNILRKLDANEANGPVWDTDSIMGYAFAPGLILEPEQFRGGVHPPGTLSAADKEFALGWYPPAERSGPPALVPFRSVPLGLGPGEQADFHIDPVETRDYTVGTFGDGDLVVVLFEERAGEPRYLAGHDDGGTPHNATLAVRLVKGRRYYVRIRLYSARGSGETAVMCW; this is encoded by the coding sequence ATGGCCCCTCGCTACTGCTCGCTGACGCGGCAGCCGGCCCCCGTCTTCGCGCCGGGGCTCGCCGCCGAGCGGCTCGGCGCGCTGACCGCCGGGCGGCGGATGTGGGTCAACGGCACCGTGCTGCACTACTGCTTCTTCCGCGGCGACACCGACGGGTCGGTCATTCCCGTGCCGGGAACCGGCCGGACCCGGTGGGTGTCGTGGGGCGGCTCCAAGACGCAGCAGGACGTGGTGCGCGAGTGCTTCGCCGAGTGGCAGGGCCTCGGGATCGGGCTCGTCTTCACCGAGGTCCGTGACCGCTCGGAGGCGGAGGTGCGCATCGGCTTCCAGTCCGGCGGCGGCTCCTGGTCGGCCGTGGGCAAGGAGGCGCTCCTGGCGGGTCTGCACGAGCGCACCATGAACTTCGGCTGGGACCTGACCGAGCCCGGGGAGCGTGGGACGGCCCTGCACCAGATCGGCCACGCCCTGGGCATGCTGCACGAGCACCAGAGCCCCTGCGCGGGTCTCCACTGGGACGACGAGGCCGTGTACGCCGAACTGGCGGGCCCGCCCAACCACTGGAGCCGGGAACGGACGCACCACAACATCCTGCGCAAGCTGGACGCGAACGAGGCCAACGGCCCCGTCTGGGACACCGATTCGATCATGGGGTACGCCTTCGCGCCGGGGCTGATACTGGAACCGGAGCAGTTCCGCGGGGGCGTCCATCCGCCCGGCACGCTGTCCGCGGCGGACAAGGAGTTCGCCCTCGGCTGGTATCCGCCGGCCGAACGGTCCGGCCCGCCCGCGCTGGTGCCGTTCCGCTCGGTGCCGCTCGGTCTGGGCCCCGGCGAACAGGCCGACTTCCACATCGACCCGGTGGAGACCCGCGACTACACGGTGGGCACCTTCGGCGACGGCGACCTGGTCGTCGTGCTGTTCGAGGAACGGGCCGGGGAGCCCCGCTACCTCGCCGGGCACGACGACGGAGGAACCCCGCACAACGCGACCCTCGCGGTCCGGCTCGTCAAGGGCCGCCGCTACTACGTCCGGATCCGCCTCTACTCCGCACGGGGTTCGGGCGAGACCGCGGTCATGTGCTGGTAA
- a CDS encoding IS5 family transposase, with protein MRGHEEGNGGELAGPSPVDRGKPGSKMHVLSDANGLPLRVGVSAANTHDSQALKPMLSHFHMGHESHATDSKPQRLHADKAYDIPHLRRWLRGKRIGVRIARKGIESSERLGRRRWVIERTMSWLSGYRRLNHRYERDPRNYLAFLGLAAALCCYKRLVRLTM; from the coding sequence TTGCGAGGCCACGAAGAAGGTAACGGGGGCGAACTTGCAGGTCCGAGCCCCGTGGACCGGGGCAAGCCGGGTTCCAAGATGCATGTCCTGTCCGACGCGAACGGACTGCCCCTACGCGTCGGAGTCTCCGCGGCTAACACCCACGACAGCCAGGCCCTGAAGCCGATGCTGTCCCATTTCCACATGGGACACGAATCCCACGCGACCGATTCCAAGCCCCAGCGCCTGCACGCGGACAAGGCCTACGACATCCCTCACCTGCGGCGATGGCTGCGCGGCAAGCGGATCGGCGTGCGGATCGCGCGTAAGGGAATCGAGTCCAGCGAACGACTGGGCCGCCGTAGGTGGGTGATCGAGCGGACGATGTCCTGGCTGTCCGGCTACCGCCGGCTCAACCACCGCTACGAGCGCGACCCCCGCAACTACCTGGCCTTTCTCGGCCTCGCCGCCGCGTTGTGCTGCTACAAGCGACTCGTCCGCCTCACCATGTAG